TAGCACAATAATCTTAGAAAAAGTATGGGTGGATTAAGTGTACTAGAACAATCTAAATTAAGTATAGAATTATGTAGAAAAAATAAAAGATGCACTTCCAATAAGCTCCTAAGATAAATCTCTATAATGTAGTAAAAAACTTTTATCAAACTTAAAATATTCCTTAGAAGATGGAGTGGAAAATCCATTAAACCTTTTGTTAGAGGTATAAAAATATTCGGTTTGTTAATGAATCAACGGGTTGATAGAGAAGGGAATAATCTAAGGGATTTATTAAATAGGCTAAAGAATAGTTATTCAACGAATTTAAAAACTCCAGTGGTATTAGAGCATTCTAATCTTCTGGAGTTTCGTATATCATTTTTAGAAGGCAACTACTATTTGAATCATCTTAAAAGTAATCCCATAACCAAAAAAATCATTAATGGGTTAAGAATAGAAGCGCTTGTTCAATAAAAACATGGGCATCTTTCATAACCAATTCACCGTGGTTATACCCTTTGAATTCTTTTACGACAATCTTCGGTAAATACTGTTTTAAGTTTTCTATTGTCTTTTTACAGTGAATCATTTCCTTAGATCCATACCAATAGGCCACTTCTGTTGTTGTTTCAGAGATAGAAGAAGGCAGCTGATAAGTAAAAACAGATTGATGTACGTTATGGATGGTTTTCTCTGTGAGCACCTTTGATAATCTGACCATTTCCTCCACAAGTTCTTCAGGCATGTTTTTTTTAACCATATTTAAAACACATTTACTTTCACTTGCTATTTTTTTATTTTGCCACTTTCGCATTTTGATAGCCAATTTCAGAAAATATTTATTTATAGGGGCTGCGACCCCTGCGTCTATAATGGCTTTATTGATTTTTAATTGTTTTTTTGAAAGAATATCAATCGTGATACTGCCTCCTAATGAAGATCCGATTACAGCATAGATACTGCCGCTTAAATGGGTCTTTGTATAGTTGATGATGTCATTGGCAGAAGCTTGTACAGAATAAAACTCTGAGCTTGTGTCTAGATCCATTCCATCTAACAGAGGCACTACAACAAAGTAGTGACCTTTAAACGCATTGATTTGTTTTTCCCACATTTTCCAAGTAATCCCATACCCGTGTATGAGCACAATCGCGGGATTTTTCTTTTCGCCGAAAGTTAATACATTCATAGTTTCCCTCCTCGTTTAAAGAATTCTTCTAAGTAAACGGATCTTTTGAAAAACTCAATTAAATCCATCGCTTCTTCTTTCATATCTTGATAGGTTTTTCCTTGCATTATCCCCTCTTGACGAAGCCCTTCACTACACCAATTAATCCTTTTCAATAAGTCCTTAACATTTATACCTTTTTTAAATTTGCTTCTATCCACATTCTTGAAAAGACGTTCCATCATATCGATTTCTGAAAGGGTGTTGATTTCCTGGATGGCTTTTGCAAGTATTTCGTCTTTTTCTTGGTTTGCTTGAAGGATGAAGTTATAAAGGTATGGATAGTCTTCAAGTAATCTCAATTTTAGCAACATGCCCTTTTGAACAATCTCAAAAATATCGGTCTCTGTGAAATCAAATCTTGTGTTCACTTTTTCTCCTAGCTTTTGGAGGGCATAATCGTATAAATATATGTAAAAGGTTCGCTTATTTTTAAAGTATTGAAATAGAGAGCCTTTTGCAATGCCTGCTTGACTGGCAATATCTTCTGTTAAAGCATGTTTAAATGGGTATTTTGAAAAGACATCTAAACCGGCATTGATGATGCGTACCTGTTTTTCAATGTCAATTTTTAAGAACAATGAGTTCATTCATTTTCCCTCCTAGAAGTTTAGACTTTTCAAAATGACTGACTCAGTTATCAGTATAAAGAAATGACTGAGAAAAACAAGAGGTAAAGTGGAAAAAAACTGGAATACAATGTGATGGTTAGCAGGGACCAGTAAAAAAATAATGTCTATCTACTTGACAAAGAGACTATCTTGTAATACAATATAGACTAACTTGCATTGCAAGATAGCGAAAGGAGGTAACTTATGATCACTTCACAAATGTTAAAAGGAATGTTAGAGGGGTGTATCTTAGAAATAATAAAGAGGAGAGAAACTTATGCATATGAAATATCTAAAGAACTTGAAAAATTTGGATTTGGTGTGATATCTGAAGGGACCATATATCCAGTTATCTTACGTCTACAGAAAAATGAACTGGTTGAGGCAACGATACGAGATTCAAGTAGTGGACCGAAGCGAAAGTACTATCATTTGACTCAAGAAGGAGATATTAGATTAAATCAGTTCAAAGGTAGCTGGAAGGAACTAGAGTACGCTATTAATAAATTGTTTATGGGAGGAGACGAAGATGAATAAATTAACTAAAGAGCTAATGAAAAAAAATAATATTAAAGATCAAGCAATATTAGAAGAAAATGAAGAAATTTATACCAATATGGTCGTATACTTAAGAGGCTCTGATTTAACAGAATATAATCAAGAAATGGTGAGAGAAGATATAATAGAATTAATCATTGAGGGTCAGAGAAGAGGAGATAACATACAAAAAGTTATGGGTAGTCGATATAAAGAAACTTGTGACGAGATTATTGCAGCTATGCCAAAAAAAACCAAAAAAGAAAAAATTGTGGAGTATGTGGGACATTCCTTAAACGCATTATGGATACTAGGGGTTATACTTACATTTAGAAACTTTATAGTTGATTTGATATTAAAAAGATTTGAGAATAACTTTATTTTTACAGTGGGTGATATGATCACTACATTAGCTATTATTGTGATGGCCCAATTAATAGTAAAATATATTACCAAAAGTGTTTGGAAAGAAAAACAGACAAATTCAATAGTAGGATATTTAAAAACTTGGATAGTCCTTATGTGCATATTAGCCCCAATCATATTAATTTCAGTATATTTGAATAAGGTTGTTATAAGCTTCTCATATACAGTTGCCATTGTAGTAATTCTAATGATTTTTATTGCAAGTAAAATAATTAATTCCAAAGTATATTAAATTATATTCGTTAAAATTTCAGGAATACTTTTTACCAAATGGTATTAAAGCATTCTAATCTACGGGTATTTGGTATATTATTTTTTCTTACATCAAGTGTAAGTGTTTTTAGAGATTAATTCTTGTTATGATAGTTATAATTAAATTATCATTTTAGTGTATTTTAAGCAAACTTATAAATATTTATTAAAGGAGTGTTATACAGTGATCATACAAGAAAAATTGTTAGAAGTTCAAGACTTACAAAAAAACTATGGAAAGAAAAATAATATAACAAAAGCTCTAAAGGGTGTTAGTTTTGACATTCTTGATGGAGAATTCTTAGGAATAATGGGGCCAAGCGGCTCTGGTAAAACCACATTATTAAACTGCATTGCAACAATTATAAAACCAACATCGGGGCGTGTGCTTTTAAATGGTAAAAACATAAGTGCTTTTGACAGTAAGAATTTAGCAGAGTATCGTGGTAGTCGAATTGGATATTTATTTCAAGACTTTGAATTACTAGATAATCTAACGGGACAAGAAAATATAATGTTACCATTAGCCATTCATGGGATGGAATTTGTTAAAGCACGTGCAAAAATAGATGAACTAGCAGGTTTTTTAGAAATTACAGATGTTCTTAATAAATTCCCATTTCAGATGTCTGGGGGACAAAAGCAAAGAGTAGCCGCTGCACGCAGTTTGATTTCTGATCCAGATATCGTTCTTGCAGATGAACCCACAGGGGCATTGGATACACGTTCTGCAAAGAATTTAATGAATAAGTTGGAAGGTATTAATAGAAGTAGTGGAAGAACTATTTTAATGGTAAGCCACGATCCTAATGCAGCCAGTTTTTGCTCCAGAATTCTGTTTATTCAAGATGGTGTGATATTTCATGAACTGCGCCGCAAACATGATGAGCGCCGAGAGGAATTTTATGACAGAATTTTAAAGTTATTAGCTCAGCTTGGAGGAGGAAGCGCAAATGTTTTATAGTCTAATTTATCGTAATGCTAAACGTAGCCGTAAGGAGAGTTTAATATACTTTGCAACACTTATAACGGCAGTCGCATCCTTTTACATCATTCTTTCGTTGGGAAGACAAAATGTTATTTTATTCTTAAGGGAGTTTGAAAGCAGCTCAATTGATAAACTCTTAGCCCTAATGCCAATTGTGTATTTATTTGCATTGTTGTTATTGTTTTTCTTGATTTTATTTGCTAATCGGTACGAATTAAATCGAAGGAGTAAAGAGTTTGGACTCTACCTCATGTTAGGGATGAGTAAGAAACGCCTTGCTATTCAACTTTTAGCAGAGGGGCTAGTGACTTCTATTTTTGCACTCATTGGAGGGATTATAATTGGCGGATTTTTAGCAGAAATCATTAGCTTGACGGTTTCTAAATTAATCGGTCAGGGAATCATTGGTCATCAAATAAGCTTGTCGATGGGTGCAGTTTTTTTCACTGCTATGGGTTTTATATTAATCCAATTTATAGCACTGGTCATTCTGGGTGGAAAAGTATTTAATCAAGAGGTCCATCAATTAATTTATGAGCAGATGGATAAGAAGCAAGATATGGGACATTTTAAAGGCAATGTCATCAACATTTTTGTAGGTTCTTTCTTACTAGGTGTTGCATATTGGATTGTTTTAAATCATTTTATGGAATTTGCAGGATGGCTTCTGTTGCTAGCATTGGTTCTCGGAAGTTTAGGAACTATATTTTTTATGAAAGGATTTGGAAAATTACTAGGCTTATTGGCAAGTTTGTCTCAGCGTAAATCAACTCAAGGGCTGTACACCTTTACTATAAGGCAGTTTCAAGAGAACATAGCCAGTAGATTTACTTCTGTTGCTGTAACATCTATTCTAACCACATTGTCTATCATTTTGCTAGCAGATGGTGCTTCAACTGTTATTGGTTTTAACAGTGTTTATACTAGGAGTTTCTCCATATATGATTTTACAGTTAGTGGGGAGAGTCATAAAGCTGAGGAATTTCTTTCTTCAGAAAAAATGGAACCCTATGTAGATGACTTAAGTCTCTTGGAAATTGGAAGGATGAAGCATCAAAGCCAGGGACTGGAAGAGGGTACGTTGTTGTCATTAGTTGATTGGTCTGAATTAAGAGAGCAACTTATTATGGCTCTACCAAGGGACTACCAAGAGCAAATAATATCTGGAGAAATACAAGGGTATAGTATCGGTTCAAAAAACCCTGAAGAAGTTAATCTGTTTGGAGTCCTAGAGATAGATACATCAACACCTTATCTCATTAATGAATCATCCTATAACGGGGTTTTAGAAGCTATAGGAGAAAAACCCCTGAGCCTAAATTCAGACGAAATTGCCTTATACTTAAATTCAGATCTTTTGCATATGGATAATCCAGATAGTATGCCCATACTAGATCGTATTATTGAAAAGGCTGAAAAAGAAGGGAAAACTTTGATGAGCATTAATGATCAGGCAGTTTATATCCGCCCATCCATTCCAATGAGAGGATTAGTAGCAGACCGTTCAGTAGAAATTTATTCAGCATTTATTGTTCCGGATCATATGTTTGAACAATTATTAAACACAGAAACCTATAGGTCATATTGGAATTTCCGAATTCCACAAAAGATGCAAGAGCAACAAGGTTTAATGAATCCAATGATGGAAGCTAGAGAGTTATTAAAAACTTCAGGATTCCAGTTTGAAAGTTATTTACACAACTTTGGACGTCAACTCTTTTATGTTGTTGCAGGAAGCTATACGGTCTTATATATGGGAATCTTATTCTTAATTATTGCTTGTACGGTATTAGCTTTACAATTTTTGACACAAATGAAACAGACAGGACAACGCTATTTAACCCTTTCTATGCTAGGAGCAAAACGTAGCCAAATGAAAAAATCTATGCATAGACAGGTGTTGTGGACTTTTCTATTACCACTGTCTCTTGCATGTTTGAGTGGAGCTGTTGGTATAAGGGCTATGACTTTATTTGTTATTATTTACTTGGAAGACCAGGTATTATTATATCTTCTTGCTTTTGCCTTTGCCTGTATTGTAATCGTAATTGTAGTCATTTATGGAGTAGCAGTTGCCCGTTCAGCGGATCATGAGATAGATAAATTGCGTTGGAAACCAAACATAGATTAGGGAGTCGTTAAATTTCACATGTAAGGAGGGTGCTGAAGTGGAAAAGATTATAATTGTTGAAGATGATTTATTGATGAGGGAAGAATTGATGGATATATTACAAAAAGCTGGTTATGAAGTGATAGCAATTACAGATCTTCATGATATAGCTTTTCAAATCGTTTCTTTGGCACCAAACTTAGTCTTGCTGGACATTAATTTACCGGAACAATCAGGATTTGAAATATGCAAACATTTAAAATCAAAAGGGATTGGTCCAGTTATGATGTTAACATCTAGAGATAAATTACAGGATGAATTGCATGGTCTTAATTTAGGGGCTGATGAGTATCTTACTAAACCGTGTAATCGAGATAGATTGTTAGCGCGTATTCAGAGCCTGCTAAGAAGGTTTGAAGGGCAACCAGGGCTAGTGGATGGAGGAAGTTTTTTGCTAGACCCTAATACCTTTACTTTGTATAAAGGCTCCCAATCGTTGGTGTTATCAGCTAATGAAGGAAGCATTTTGTTAGCTTTAGTACAAAATAGACCTAAGGTTGTATCCAAGTCTACACTGAGTGAACTTTTATGGGGAACCGATCAGTATATAGATGAAAATGCACTTCAAGTCAATCTGACTCGTTTAAGAAAAACACTGGGCAAGCTAAATTTGGAAAACCAAATTGAAACAATAAGAGGTCAAGGTTATCGACTTAGGAGGGGGTAGGTAAAGGGATGAAATATATAAAGCGAATCTATGACTGTTTGAGTGCTTATAAGTTATGGTATCTTATTTTAATTACGACGAATGTTCTATTTGGTTTTTTAGCTTGGTTGGCTTATCCAGAAACATTTACAGTTTTAGTAGGACTCATGATTGTTTTTACTTTAGCAATAATAGCTTTGTCGGTATACATTATAATTAGAAAGCAAAAAACAATAGAAGCTGCTTTTCAAGATTTTTTGTTAGAAATGAATGAAACCAATGAAGAAAGATTATGTCGGGTATCTCCTAAGACACATTTGTCGTATATCCATAGTGTAGGAAGTATCATCAGGTCATATCAGTCGAAACTTAATGATCAAGTCATTGAGTTGAAAGATTATGAAAACTATATAGAGAGATGGGTTCACGAAATTAAAAAACCTTTGTCACTTATGACGTTGGTATTAGATAACCGCAGTGACGAAATGTCGCCACTTGTTAGACAACGGATGTTGCATGTTAGAGATCAGATGCTTGGAGACGTGGAACGAATTTTGTATTTTGCGAGACTTGGAGCTGCTCATAAAGATTATATTTTTGAGCCAATAAGCTTACTAGAATATTGTAAAGAGACAATTGAGAATTACCCAACACTATTAGATGAATCTGGTTTTAAAATACAGTTTATAGGTCAAGAAATGGAAGTTTTATCTGATCCCAAGGGATTAGCTTTTATATTAGAACAAATAATCACTAATAGCACCAAATACGTTACTCAGAATCAGGACCATCCAATTTTGAAATTTGAAACGGTTTATGATAAAGTGGGTGATCAAAACATTTTAAATATTAGTGATAATGGACCGGGTGTGTTTCAAGAAGATTTGCCATTTATTTTTGATAAAGGTTTTACTGGAAGGAGCGGTGCTTATACAAGGCAAGCAACAGGTATGGGACTTTTCTTAGTGAGTAAAATGGCGTATGACTTAGCAATTCAGTTGGATGCAAAATCAAAGCCGGGTTCAGGGTTAACCATATCCCTAATATTTCCACATGTGAAACAATAAGTTTATCTTGAGTCGATTATTTACACGCTTTTCTAAATTCATGCTCCCCATATTTCTGATGAAAGGAAAATAATTAGTATATTATTTAGAAAAAAAGAATACCCTTATAAAAAGATATTTAGATAATAGTAATAGACAGTATATATAATGTAATCTTTGTGAATGTATTAATTTTAAATTTCATCGAAAGGATTAGGAGGTTAATTTTGAATTCATTCTTAATTTTAATGACCTTGTTATATGGAAGTCAAACCAATGTAACTAACGATAAAATTACAGATAAAGCTTATATTAAAAGTAATAATAACACGAACGAAGAAAAAGATAATGTTAGATTATATCTAGATTATATTATTGATAACAGTACACCTTTAAAGCCTTATTGGAATATTGAAAGAAAAATACAATCGGCCACAGAACCTAACTGGAATTATATTGATGGTATCATGATAAAAGCAATTTTAGAAATGTATTACGTTACTAATGAAAGGAAGTATTTAGATTTTGCAGAGTATTTCATTGATTTCTATATAAATGAAGATGGAACCATTAAAGGGTATCGTAAGGATGAGTTTAATATTGACAATATAAATGCTGGCAAGGTGCTTTTTGATTTATATGATTTAACTGCCAAAGAAAAATATAGAAAAGCCATTGATACATTATATTCACAATTAATGGATCATCCTCGAACCAGTAGAGGTAATTTTTGGCACAAGATGATACATCCTAACCAAGTTTGGTTAGATGGTTTGTATATGGCTCAACCTTTTTATATGGAATATGAGACTAAATACAACAATAACCTAAATACTTTAGATATATATAATCAAATTTTAAATGTAAGAAAAAAGATGTACGATGAAGAAAAGAAATTATACTATCATGGATATGATGAGAGTCGTCAAATGCATTGGAGTGATCATGAAACAGGATTATCAGAAAGTTTTTGGGGCCGATCAATGGGGTGGTATGTGATGGCACTTGTAGACGTTCTTGATAAAATGGATAAAGATACATATCCATTTGAGTATAATCATATAAAACGAATATTTAAGGAAGCAATTGACGGATTACTGTTATATCAACACCCAAGTGGAATGTGGTATCAAGTAATCGATCAAGGGTGTAGAAGTGGAAATTATTTAGAAACAAGTGTAAGTTCCATGATTTCTTATGCTATTCTTAAAGGTGTCAGATTGGGTTTATTACCTCATTCTTATACAGCATATGGTTTAAAAGCATATAATGGCGTAAAAGATAAATATTTTAAAGTGTATAATGATAAACTTGAATTAGGTGGCATTTGTTTAGTTGCTTGGTTAGGACCTGGTATGAGAGATGGAAGCTATGAGTATTATATTTCAGAGCCTATCGTTGAAAATGACGCTAAGGGTGTTGCACCGTTCTTCCTTGCGTACACAGAAATAGAAAGACTTAAAAATAAATAGAACATTATTGTAGAGACCAATTGTATCGAAGGCAATATTAATCAAATGTGGATATTTTTCAACAGTGGCAATAGTGTAAAAAAGTCTAATTTGCAAACTTACTCGTAAGGATTTGGAAATTAGACTTTCATTCATAACCTGTGTAGCTACTAGGTTTGGCGCTACATAGGGTAGGTTAATACGTCTATAGAGAGAAACATTTGTATTTTAGGACTTATATTTTTGGGTCAAACTGTATTCTTCTATCTAGTCAGATTAGAAGTAAACTAACAAGTGCTCTTAATAAACTTGACTAAACTAACAAGTGATAGTATATTAAGAGTATAACTGAACTGTAACTAATTAACATTGATAAACAAAGGGAAGGAAGAAATTAAATATGAGTCCCAAAGAAAATATTCCCCTTAAACGTAGGAGAGGTATAGAAACACAAGAGAAGATATTTGAGACTGCTGCCAATTTGTTTGCAAGAGATGGATACGATAATGTTCCTATCAGGAAAATCGCATCAGTTATAGGAATAAAAGAAAGCTCCATATATAATCACTTTGATAGTAAAAGTTCAATTTTAGATAATCTATTTGAGTATTTTTCAAAGGAGTTACTTAAATCTAGACCTACGGACGAAGAACTTGAAAGTATGATGGCTTACTTAAGTGCAGAGGAAATATTAAAAAATATTATTATTCGAATGGGTCATCAGAATGAAAAGGTTTTGGATCACATTGCATCTATT
This sequence is a window from Natranaerovirga hydrolytica. Protein-coding genes within it:
- a CDS encoding FtsX-like permease family protein; this encodes MFYSLIYRNAKRSRKESLIYFATLITAVASFYIILSLGRQNVILFLREFESSSIDKLLALMPIVYLFALLLLFFLILFANRYELNRRSKEFGLYLMLGMSKKRLAIQLLAEGLVTSIFALIGGIIIGGFLAEIISLTVSKLIGQGIIGHQISLSMGAVFFTAMGFILIQFIALVILGGKVFNQEVHQLIYEQMDKKQDMGHFKGNVINIFVGSFLLGVAYWIVLNHFMEFAGWLLLLALVLGSLGTIFFMKGFGKLLGLLASLSQRKSTQGLYTFTIRQFQENIASRFTSVAVTSILTTLSIILLADGASTVIGFNSVYTRSFSIYDFTVSGESHKAEEFLSSEKMEPYVDDLSLLEIGRMKHQSQGLEEGTLLSLVDWSELREQLIMALPRDYQEQIISGEIQGYSIGSKNPEEVNLFGVLEIDTSTPYLINESSYNGVLEAIGEKPLSLNSDEIALYLNSDLLHMDNPDSMPILDRIIEKAEKEGKTLMSINDQAVYIRPSIPMRGLVADRSVEIYSAFIVPDHMFEQLLNTETYRSYWNFRIPQKMQEQQGLMNPMMEARELLKTSGFQFESYLHNFGRQLFYVVAGSYTVLYMGILFLIIACTVLALQFLTQMKQTGQRYLTLSMLGAKRSQMKKSMHRQVLWTFLLPLSLACLSGAVGIRAMTLFVIIYLEDQVLLYLLAFAFACIVIVIVVIYGVAVARSADHEIDKLRWKPNID
- a CDS encoding TetR/AcrR family transcriptional regulator, which translates into the protein MSPKENIPLKRRRGIETQEKIFETAANLFARDGYDNVPIRKIASVIGIKESSIYNHFDSKSSILDNLFEYFSKELLKSRPTDEELESMMAYLSAEEILKNIIIRMGHQNEKVLDHIASIIFVERFRNTQAAKLYFKLIIEEQSEFYSKVFRLMKEKGLAVLPEDDINKLAVQYNYVLVALANEYAMAKNGLAEPLDIVKKMMDTASFFVQKLTKG
- a CDS encoding ABC transporter ATP-binding protein yields the protein MQEKLLEVQDLQKNYGKKNNITKALKGVSFDILDGEFLGIMGPSGSGKTTLLNCIATIIKPTSGRVLLNGKNISAFDSKNLAEYRGSRIGYLFQDFELLDNLTGQENIMLPLAIHGMEFVKARAKIDELAGFLEITDVLNKFPFQMSGGQKQRVAAARSLISDPDIVLADEPTGALDTRSAKNLMNKLEGINRSSGRTILMVSHDPNAASFCSRILFIQDGVIFHELRRKHDERREEFYDRILKLLAQLGGGSANVL
- a CDS encoding PadR family transcriptional regulator, with amino-acid sequence MITSQMLKGMLEGCILEIIKRRETYAYEISKELEKFGFGVISEGTIYPVILRLQKNELVEATIRDSSSGPKRKYYHLTQEGDIRLNQFKGSWKELEYAINKLFMGGDEDE
- a CDS encoding alpha/beta fold hydrolase, which gives rise to MNVLTFGEKKNPAIVLIHGYGITWKMWEKQINAFKGHYFVVVPLLDGMDLDTSSEFYSVQASANDIINYTKTHLSGSIYAVIGSSLGGSITIDILSKKQLKINKAIIDAGVAAPINKYFLKLAIKMRKWQNKKIASESKCVLNMVKKNMPEELVEEMVRLSKVLTEKTIHNVHQSVFTYQLPSSISETTTEVAYWYGSKEMIHCKKTIENLKQYLPKIVVKEFKGYNHGELVMKDAHVFIEQALLFLTH
- a CDS encoding TetR/AcrR family transcriptional regulator, coding for MNSLFLKIDIEKQVRIINAGLDVFSKYPFKHALTEDIASQAGIAKGSLFQYFKNKRTFYIYLYDYALQKLGEKVNTRFDFTETDIFEIVQKGMLLKLRLLEDYPYLYNFILQANQEKDEILAKAIQEINTLSEIDMMERLFKNVDRSKFKKGINVKDLLKRINWCSEGLRQEGIMQGKTYQDMKEEAMDLIEFFKRSVYLEEFFKRGGKL
- a CDS encoding response regulator transcription factor; this encodes MEKIIIVEDDLLMREELMDILQKAGYEVIAITDLHDIAFQIVSLAPNLVLLDINLPEQSGFEICKHLKSKGIGPVMMLTSRDKLQDELHGLNLGADEYLTKPCNRDRLLARIQSLLRRFEGQPGLVDGGSFLLDPNTFTLYKGSQSLVLSANEGSILLALVQNRPKVVSKSTLSELLWGTDQYIDENALQVNLTRLRKTLGKLNLENQIETIRGQGYRLRRG
- a CDS encoding glycoside hydrolase family 88/105 protein, which gives rise to MNSFLILMTLLYGSQTNVTNDKITDKAYIKSNNNTNEEKDNVRLYLDYIIDNSTPLKPYWNIERKIQSATEPNWNYIDGIMIKAILEMYYVTNERKYLDFAEYFIDFYINEDGTIKGYRKDEFNIDNINAGKVLFDLYDLTAKEKYRKAIDTLYSQLMDHPRTSRGNFWHKMIHPNQVWLDGLYMAQPFYMEYETKYNNNLNTLDIYNQILNVRKKMYDEEKKLYYHGYDESRQMHWSDHETGLSESFWGRSMGWYVMALVDVLDKMDKDTYPFEYNHIKRIFKEAIDGLLLYQHPSGMWYQVIDQGCRSGNYLETSVSSMISYAILKGVRLGLLPHSYTAYGLKAYNGVKDKYFKVYNDKLELGGICLVAWLGPGMRDGSYEYYISEPIVENDAKGVAPFFLAYTEIERLKNK
- a CDS encoding sensor histidine kinase, coding for MKYIKRIYDCLSAYKLWYLILITTNVLFGFLAWLAYPETFTVLVGLMIVFTLAIIALSVYIIIRKQKTIEAAFQDFLLEMNETNEERLCRVSPKTHLSYIHSVGSIIRSYQSKLNDQVIELKDYENYIERWVHEIKKPLSLMTLVLDNRSDEMSPLVRQRMLHVRDQMLGDVERILYFARLGAAHKDYIFEPISLLEYCKETIENYPTLLDESGFKIQFIGQEMEVLSDPKGLAFILEQIITNSTKYVTQNQDHPILKFETVYDKVGDQNILNISDNGPGVFQEDLPFIFDKGFTGRSGAYTRQATGMGLFLVSKMAYDLAIQLDAKSKPGSGLTISLIFPHVKQ